The following proteins come from a genomic window of Dongia rigui:
- a CDS encoding glycine C-acetyltransferase, producing the protein MAQDFATHTADILAGIRADGFWKAERVIATPQGADIALADGRQVLNFCANNYLGLADDARLIDAAKDALDAHGFGMASVRFICGTQDIHKRLEADIARFLGTEDAILYSSCFDANGGLFETLLGEEDAIISDALNHASIIDGVRLSKAKRFRYANNDPADLEAKLKEADAAGARFKLIATDGVFSMDGIIADLKAVTDLAARYNAQVMVDDSHAVGFVGEGGRGSAEYRGVQNKIDLFTGTFGKALGGASGGYIAGRRGPIDLLRQRSRPYLFSNSLMPAIVGATSACLGLIASDEGRALRGRLVENGRHFRQAMSALGFRLVPGEHPIIPVMLGDAKLATAMADALLQEGIYVIGFSYPVVPKGQARIRTQMSAAHSREDIDRAVTAFAKVGKALGAI; encoded by the coding sequence ATGGCACAAGACTTTGCAACCCACACCGCCGACATCCTGGCCGGCATCCGCGCCGATGGCTTCTGGAAGGCCGAGCGCGTCATCGCCACGCCCCAGGGGGCCGATATCGCGCTCGCTGACGGGCGGCAGGTCCTCAATTTCTGCGCCAACAATTACCTGGGCCTGGCCGACGATGCCCGGCTCATCGATGCCGCCAAGGACGCGCTTGATGCCCATGGCTTCGGCATGGCGTCAGTACGCTTCATCTGCGGGACCCAGGACATCCACAAGCGGCTCGAGGCCGACATCGCGCGCTTCCTCGGCACCGAGGACGCGATCCTCTATTCCTCTTGTTTCGACGCCAATGGCGGGCTGTTCGAGACCCTGCTGGGCGAAGAAGACGCGATCATCTCCGACGCGCTCAACCATGCCTCGATCATCGATGGCGTCCGCCTCTCCAAGGCCAAGCGCTTCCGCTATGCCAATAACGACCCGGCCGATCTCGAGGCCAAATTGAAGGAGGCTGATGCCGCCGGCGCCCGCTTCAAGCTCATCGCCACCGACGGCGTTTTCTCGATGGACGGGATCATCGCCGATCTCAAGGCCGTCACGGATCTCGCCGCCCGCTACAACGCCCAGGTCATGGTCGATGACAGCCATGCCGTCGGCTTCGTCGGCGAGGGTGGCCGCGGGTCGGCGGAATATCGCGGCGTGCAGAACAAAATCGATCTTTTCACCGGCACCTTCGGCAAGGCGTTGGGCGGTGCATCGGGCGGCTATATCGCCGGGCGGCGCGGGCCCATCGATCTGCTGCGCCAGCGCTCGCGGCCGTACCTTTTTTCCAACTCGCTGATGCCGGCGATCGTGGGCGCCACCAGCGCCTGCCTCGGCCTCATCGCCTCTGACGAGGGTCGCGCGCTGCGCGGTCGCCTGGTCGAGAACGGGCGGCATTTCCGCCAGGCGATGAGCGCGCTGGGCTTCCGCCTGGTTCCTGGCGAGCATCCGATCATCCCGGTCATGCTGGGCGATGCCAAGCTGGCGACCGCCATGGCCGACGCGTTGCTGCAGGAAGGCATCTATGTAATCGGCTTCTCCTATCCCGTGGTGCCCAAGGGCCAGGCGCGCATCCGCACGCAGATGTCGGCCGCCCATTCCCGTGAAGACATCGACCGCGCCGTCACAGCCTTTGCCAAGGTCGGCAAGGCCCTCGGCGCGATTTGA
- the tdh gene encoding L-threonine 3-dehydrogenase translates to MMKALVKEKAGPGLTLMDVAKPEVGHNDVLIRIKKTAICGTDIHIWKWDEWAAKTVPVGMHVGHEYVGEIVAMGEEVRGFSLGDRVSGEGHVTCGYCRNCRAGRRHLCRNTFGIGVNRPGAFAEFLALPAVNAFKIADNISDDLAAIFDPYGNATHTALSFNLVGEDVLITGAGPIGIMAVAIAKHVGARHVVITDVNDYRLDLAKKMGATRAVNVASDSLTDVMKELGMVEGFDVGLEMSGVPTAFNTMLEVMNHGGKVALLGIPPGNTAIDWNNVIFKGLEIKGIYGREMFETWYKMVAMLQSGLNLSPILTHQFAIKDYVEGFKTMLSGQSGKVILNWP, encoded by the coding sequence ATGATGAAAGCCCTGGTCAAAGAGAAAGCCGGTCCCGGCCTGACGCTGATGGATGTGGCCAAGCCAGAAGTCGGCCATAACGATGTCCTCATCCGTATCAAGAAGACTGCGATCTGCGGCACCGACATCCATATCTGGAAATGGGATGAATGGGCGGCCAAGACTGTGCCAGTCGGCATGCATGTGGGCCATGAATATGTCGGCGAGATCGTCGCCATGGGCGAGGAGGTGCGCGGCTTTTCCCTGGGCGACCGCGTCTCGGGAGAAGGCCATGTCACCTGCGGCTATTGCCGCAATTGCCGCGCTGGACGACGGCATCTCTGCCGCAACACCTTCGGCATCGGCGTCAACCGCCCCGGCGCCTTTGCCGAATTCCTCGCCCTGCCGGCGGTCAATGCCTTCAAGATCGCCGACAATATCAGCGACGATCTCGCCGCCATCTTCGACCCCTATGGCAATGCGACGCACACCGCCCTCTCGTTCAATCTGGTGGGCGAAGACGTGCTGATCACCGGTGCCGGTCCGATCGGCATCATGGCGGTGGCCATCGCCAAGCATGTCGGCGCGCGCCACGTGGTGATCACCGACGTCAATGATTACAGGCTGGATCTTGCCAAGAAAATGGGCGCCACCCGCGCCGTCAATGTGGCAAGCGACAGCCTTACCGACGTGATGAAGGAACTCGGCATGGTCGAGGGCTTCGATGTCGGCCTTGAAATGTCGGGTGTGCCCACGGCCTTCAACACCATGCTCGAAGTCATGAACCATGGCGGCAAGGTAGCACTCCTCGGCATCCCGCCCGGAAACACCGCGATCGACTGGAACAACGTCATCTTCAAGGGCCTGGAGATCAAGGGCATCTATGGCCGCGAGATGTTCGAGACCTGGTACAAGATGGTGGCGATGCTGCAATCGGGCCTCAACCTGTCGCCCATCCTCACCCACCAATTCGCCATCAAGGATTATGTCGAGGGATTCAAAACCATGCTCTCTGGCCAGTCCGGCAAGGTGATCCTCAACTGGCCTTGA
- a CDS encoding RsmB/NOP family class I SAM-dependent RNA methyltransferase has product MSSKEPSSPRDVPARDARDAQPETGGSSDSPILSARSIALDLMDAVFRRRKPLDEALGEHAELEKLATRDRQFVRALVATTLRHMGQIDHALGQCLEKPLPARALIVRNILRLGAAQIMFLATAPHAAVDTMVTLAGDRGETGFKGLINAVLRRIARDPQAFLASAPAGAVSLPDWLWQSWVKAYGVAKATQIATAHLYEPPLDFCCRRPAEAEYWASQLHARVMPLPGTLRRPAASEGGERLHQRVEDLPGYADGAWWVQDLAAQIPARLLGNVAGKRVIDLCAAPGGKTAQLAAAGAQVTALDRSRPRLARVKENLERLRLHAELEAADAALWDRGRDFDAVLLDAPCSATGTIRRHPDVAWLKDPRDLGKLTATQDRLLDKAVSLLAPGGTLIFCTCSLQPEEGPDRVEALLSRHGNLKRDRLHTEEVGGLFELISPAGDFRSLPSHLADQGGLDGFFAARILKAG; this is encoded by the coding sequence ATGTCGTCAAAAGAACCTTCATCTCCCCGTGACGTCCCGGCGCGAGATGCCCGCGATGCCCAGCCCGAAACGGGCGGCAGCAGCGATTCACCCATCCTTTCCGCCCGATCAATCGCACTCGACCTGATGGACGCCGTGTTCCGGCGCCGGAAACCGCTCGACGAGGCGCTGGGCGAGCATGCCGAATTGGAAAAGCTCGCCACCCGCGACCGCCAATTCGTGCGCGCGCTCGTCGCCACCACTCTGCGCCATATGGGCCAGATCGACCACGCGCTGGGCCAATGCCTGGAAAAGCCGCTCCCCGCCCGGGCGCTCATCGTGCGCAACATCCTGCGTCTCGGTGCGGCCCAGATCATGTTCCTGGCGACCGCACCCCATGCCGCCGTCGATACCATGGTGACGCTTGCCGGCGACCGTGGCGAAACCGGTTTCAAGGGCCTCATCAACGCGGTGCTCCGCCGCATCGCGCGCGACCCGCAGGCCTTCCTGGCCTCCGCCCCTGCCGGTGCGGTGAGCCTCCCCGACTGGCTGTGGCAAAGCTGGGTGAAGGCTTACGGCGTGGCCAAGGCCACGCAGATTGCGACCGCGCATCTTTACGAACCGCCGCTCGATTTCTGCTGCCGCCGTCCGGCCGAAGCGGAGTATTGGGCAAGCCAGCTCCATGCCCGCGTCATGCCGCTTCCCGGTACGTTGCGCCGCCCGGCCGCTTCCGAAGGTGGTGAGCGTTTGCATCAGCGGGTCGAAGACCTGCCGGGTTACGCCGACGGCGCCTGGTGGGTGCAGGATCTGGCCGCGCAAATTCCGGCGCGGCTCCTGGGCAATGTGGCGGGGAAACGCGTCATCGATCTTTGCGCAGCCCCCGGTGGCAAGACGGCGCAGCTGGCCGCTGCCGGTGCCCAGGTGACGGCGCTTGACCGCTCGCGGCCGCGGCTGGCGCGTGTCAAAGAAAATCTCGAACGCCTGCGCCTGCATGCCGAACTTGAAGCAGCCGACGCGGCACTCTGGGATCGTGGCCGCGATTTCGACGCAGTGCTGCTCGATGCGCCCTGCTCGGCAACCGGCACCATCCGCCGCCATCCCGACGTCGCCTGGCTCAAAGACCCGCGCGATCTGGGGAAGCTCACGGCGACCCAGGACCGGCTGCTCGACAAGGCGGTCTCACTGCTGGCACCCGGCGGCACGCTCATTTTCTGTACCTGCTCGCTGCAGCCCGAGGAGGGCCCCGACCGTGTCGAGGCGCTACTCTCGCGGCACGGCAATCTGAAGCGCGACCGCCTGCACACCGAAGAAGTGGGCGGCCTTTTTGAGCTCATCTCCCCCGCAGGCGATTTCCGTTCGCTGCCATCGCATCTCGCCGACCAAGGCGGGCTCGACGGCTTCTTTGCCGCCCGCATCCTGAAGGCCGGCTAA
- a CDS encoding ATP-binding protein, whose amino-acid sequence MLPKANDLMDHYSGHVAADPYPTDPAAVAAWEERRLAALHHSGILDTGAEQNFDDLTALAAQICETPLALVSFVDAQRLWFKSCHGVDLHEFPRADSFCDEAIRHNGVFEVGDLSRDARFAGHVLVTEWGFRFYASALIKSCSGAILGTLSVIDRRPRELTKAQQSALVRLANQCGGQIALKTLLRDQAREIANRTQALRSSEARLSAFMQHAPITMSVKDLSGHYLMVNRACARFYGQTPEAMLGQRIDDVEKSSGADGVKALEADMLAAGTPVIREIAYPRDGGTRWYRNIKFPIPDDSGAMVAIGGIGLETTQAKMAQEELIDAKEHAEAANQAKSQFLANMSHELRTPLNAILGFSEILARNAIGPLGPDKVQAYAGDIHQSGRLLLNIINDILDLSKIEAGRMELREAPCDLGDLTRSAFNLVANAAHAKSLKLVNAVPPDLPMVQADERALTQILLNLVNNAVKFTLPGGEIRVDAARVNPGEAGDGLALAVSDTGIGIASEDIPLVFSAFGQVQDAFVRGHEGAGLGLPIARALAEAQGGRLDLHSRLGIGTRVTLWLPKQRVIEG is encoded by the coding sequence TTGCTGCCCAAGGCCAATGACCTGATGGACCATTACAGTGGTCATGTGGCGGCCGACCCCTATCCAACGGATCCCGCAGCCGTTGCGGCATGGGAAGAACGGCGCCTTGCCGCCTTGCATCACAGCGGCATTCTCGATACCGGCGCCGAGCAGAATTTCGACGACCTCACCGCCTTGGCGGCGCAGATTTGCGAGACGCCTTTGGCCCTGGTCTCCTTCGTCGATGCCCAAAGGCTGTGGTTCAAATCCTGCCATGGTGTCGACCTCCACGAATTTCCGCGTGCCGATTCCTTCTGTGACGAGGCGATCCGCCATAACGGCGTTTTTGAAGTGGGCGATCTCAGCCGCGATGCACGCTTTGCCGGGCATGTGCTGGTCACCGAATGGGGCTTCCGCTTCTATGCCTCGGCGCTCATCAAATCCTGCAGCGGGGCCATCCTCGGCACGCTCTCGGTGATCGACCGGCGCCCCCGTGAACTGACCAAGGCACAGCAAAGCGCCCTCGTGCGCCTCGCCAACCAATGCGGCGGTCAGATCGCGCTCAAAACCCTGCTGCGCGACCAGGCGCGCGAGATCGCCAACCGCACGCAGGCGCTGCGCTCGAGCGAGGCGCGCCTCAGTGCCTTCATGCAGCATGCGCCGATCACCATGTCGGTGAAGGATCTTTCCGGCCACTACCTGATGGTCAACCGCGCCTGCGCCCGGTTCTATGGCCAGACACCCGAGGCGATGCTGGGCCAGCGCATCGACGATGTCGAAAAGTCGTCCGGTGCCGATGGGGTGAAGGCTCTGGAAGCAGACATGCTGGCTGCCGGCACGCCGGTCATCCGCGAGATCGCCTATCCGCGCGACGGCGGCACGCGCTGGTACCGCAACATCAAATTCCCGATCCCCGACGACAGCGGCGCCATGGTCGCCATCGGCGGCATCGGCCTCGAGACCACACAGGCGAAAATGGCCCAGGAAGAGCTGATCGACGCCAAGGAACATGCCGAGGCCGCGAACCAGGCGAAATCGCAATTCCTCGCCAATATGAGCCACGAATTGCGCACGCCCTTGAACGCGATCCTGGGCTTTTCCGAGATCCTCGCCCGCAATGCCATCGGCCCCCTGGGGCCGGACAAGGTCCAGGCCTATGCCGGCGACATCCATCAGAGCGGCCGGCTGCTGCTCAACATCATCAATGACATTCTCGATCTCTCCAAGATCGAGGCGGGCCGGATGGAACTGCGCGAAGCGCCGTGCGATCTTGGCGATCTCACGCGCAGCGCCTTCAACCTGGTCGCCAATGCCGCCCACGCCAAGAGCCTGAAGCTGGTCAATGCCGTGCCGCCGGATCTGCCCATGGTGCAGGCGGATGAGCGCGCGCTGACGCAAATTCTTCTTAACCTGGTCAACAATGCGGTGAAGTTCACGTTGCCCGGCGGCGAGATTCGGGTCGATGCCGCCCGGGTCAATCCGGGCGAGGCCGGAGATGGCCTGGCGCTCGCTGTGTCGGATACCGGCATCGGCATCGCCAGCGAAGATATCCCGCTGGTCTTTTCCGCTTTCGGACAGGTGCAGGACGCCTTCGTCCGCGGTCATGAAGGGGCTGGCCTCGGCCTCCCCATCGCCAGGGCGCTGGCCGAGGCGCAAGGCGGCCGGCTCGATCTGCATTCGCGCCTCGGGATCGGCACCCGTGTGACCCTGTGGCTGCCCAAACAGCGCGTCATCGAGGGGTGA
- a CDS encoding alpha/beta fold hydrolase, whose protein sequence is MSFVKTKDGTEIYYKDWGPKTGQPVVFSHGWPLSSDSWEAQMLHVANAGYRAIGHDRRGHGRSSQTWDGNDMDHYADDLAAVINHLDLKNIVLIGFSTGGGEITRYIGRHGTARVAKAVLVSAVPPLMVKTAANPGGLPLDVFNGIRAGSLKDRSQLYQDIASGPFFGYNRPGAKPSQGAIDSFWLQGMTGGHKNTFDSIKAFSETDFTEDLKKFDVPTLVIHGDDDQIVPIDAAGRSSAKLVKGAVLKVYPGAPHGITDTHKDQLNADLLAFIKG, encoded by the coding sequence ATGAGCTTCGTCAAAACCAAGGACGGCACCGAGATCTATTACAAGGATTGGGGCCCCAAGACCGGCCAGCCGGTTGTCTTCAGCCATGGCTGGCCACTGTCGTCCGACAGTTGGGAAGCGCAGATGCTGCATGTCGCCAATGCCGGCTACCGTGCCATCGGTCACGACCGCCGCGGCCATGGCCGCTCGAGCCAGACCTGGGACGGCAATGACATGGATCATTACGCCGACGACCTCGCGGCGGTGATCAACCATCTCGACTTGAAGAACATCGTGCTGATCGGCTTCTCGACCGGCGGTGGCGAGATCACGCGCTATATCGGCCGCCATGGCACGGCGCGTGTGGCGAAGGCCGTGCTGGTCTCCGCCGTGCCGCCCTTGATGGTGAAGACCGCCGCCAATCCGGGCGGCCTGCCGCTGGACGTCTTCAACGGCATTCGCGCCGGGTCGTTGAAGGATCGCTCGCAGCTCTACCAGGACATCGCCAGCGGGCCGTTCTTTGGCTACAACCGCCCCGGCGCCAAGCCCTCCCAGGGCGCCATCGATTCCTTCTGGCTGCAGGGCATGACGGGCGGCCACAAGAACACGTTCGATTCCATCAAGGCGTTCTCGGAAACGGACTTCACCGAGGATCTCAAAAAATTCGACGTGCCGACGCTCGTGATCCATGGCGATGACGACCAGATCGTGCCGATCGACGCCGCCGGCAGGTCTTCGGCCAAGCTGGTGAAGGGCGCGGTCCTCAAAGTGTATCCGGGGGCGCCGCACGGGATCACCGATACCCACAAGGACCAGTTGAACGCCGACCTGCTGGCCTTCATCAAGGGCTGA
- a CDS encoding cysteine hydrolase family protein: MSKNGLLVVDVQNDYFPGGRWTLSNMDEASDNVARLIAAARAAGHPVFHVQHVMEEADSPFFTKGTAGAEIHPKVKPAAGEAQVVKSEVNAFLGTDLKAKLDAAGVKDLVVCGAMSHMCVDAATRAAADFGYKVTLAHDACATRDAEFNGVKVPARDVHASFMAALGSYAKVVSTDDVITSTLKKA; this comes from the coding sequence ATGAGCAAAAACGGCCTTCTCGTCGTCGACGTACAGAACGACTATTTCCCCGGCGGCCGCTGGACCCTCAGCAACATGGATGAGGCCAGCGACAATGTGGCGAGGCTCATCGCCGCCGCCCGTGCGGCCGGACATCCGGTCTTTCATGTGCAGCACGTCATGGAAGAAGCGGACTCACCCTTCTTCACCAAAGGCACGGCGGGTGCCGAGATCCATCCCAAGGTGAAGCCCGCCGCCGGCGAGGCGCAGGTGGTGAAGAGCGAGGTCAATGCTTTCCTTGGCACCGACCTCAAGGCGAAGCTTGATGCGGCCGGCGTCAAAGACCTCGTCGTCTGTGGGGCGATGAGCCATATGTGCGTCGATGCGGCCACGCGCGCCGCCGCCGATTTCGGCTACAAGGTGACGCTGGCCCATGATGCCTGTGCCACGCGCGATGCCGAGTTCAACGGCGTCAAAGTGCCGGCGCGCGATGTGCACGCGTCGTTCATGGCGGCCCTCGGCTCCTATGCGAAGGTCGTATCGACGGATGATGTCATCACTTCTACTTTGAAGAAGGCGTAA